The region ATCCCACCTCCTGCGCCTTCTGGGTCAGGTAATAGGGGTCCACACCGATACAGTGCCCTCCCACCAGCCCGGGGCGGAACGGCAGGAAGTTCCACTTGGTCCCCGCTGCTTCCAACACGTCCAGAGTGCGGATGCCCAGTCGGTCGAAAATCAGTGCCAGTTCATTCATCAGCGCGATATTCAGATCACGCTGGGTATTCTCGATGACCTTAGCGGCCTCCGCGACCCGGATGCTGGGCGCGCGGTGAATTCCCGCTTCCACTACTGCCTCGTAGACGGCGGCCACCCGGTTCATGGTCTCGGAATCCTGACCAGACACGACCTTCGTGATCTTTTCCAGCGTATGCACCTTGTCGCCGGGGTTGATGCGCTCGGGACTGTAGCCCAACTTGAAATCCTCGTACTGCCGCAGACCCGAGACCCGTGCCAGCACCGGACCACACACTTCCTCAGTTACGCCGGGATACACCGTGGACTCGTAGACCACCACGTCTCCCGTTTTCAGGTACTGGCCGATCATCTCGCTGGCCCGGATCAGCGGCGTCAGGTCTGGGGTGTTGTGCGCGTCAATCGGTGTGGGCACTGTCACGATGAACAGGGTGCGGTCGGCCAAGTGCCCCGCCTCGTTGCTGCACCGCAGACGTGAAGAACGCAGCCGCCCATCATCGATTTCCCCTGTACGGTCGTGCCCCTGGCCCAACTCTGCGACACGGGCAGCGTTGATATCGAAACCCAGCACATCCCCGAATTTCTCGGCCAGAGCCACAGCGAGGGGGAGGCCCACGTATCCCAGGCCCAGCACGGCGATCTTCTCTTTACTCACGGCTTTTCTCCTCTTGCAACCATAACTCCAGCACCAGCAACGCGTACACGATGTATGCCCAGTTGCGGTCGGTCATCACTTCGCGGCGCAGCAATGCGTCGATAAAGGCTCCATCCACATAACCCCGGACCAGAGCCTCGGCGCCGCCCAGCGTATCCAGCAGGATAGGCCGCAGTTCTCCCTGCAACCACCTCACCAGCGGAATTTCAAAGCCCCGCTTGGCTCCACCGATCACCTCATCAGGGAGGCGGCTGCGGTAAGCGTCACGCAGCACGGCCTTGGGTGTTCCCCCCCGCACGCGGTAGGCGTCGGGAAGCCGCCAGGCGAACTCCGCCACCCGGTGGTCCAGCAAAGGGGAGCGACCTTCGAGAGAGTGAGCCATTGTGGCTATGTCCATCTTGACCAGCAGATCACTTAGCAGATTGATGCGGGCATCAGTGGCCAGTTGCCCATCGAGCGCCCCCAGTTCCGGGCGCTGAATCGCAGCGATTCGCTCCTCGGTTGGCAGCACCGGTCCTCCACGCCAGACCCGCTGTTTGTCTCCCTCGCGGAGCATATCGGTCGTCCAGGCGAGATAACGCTCGGCAGGTGACAGGGCCAAGCCTCGCGTAAAGCGTGCGGCGAACCCCAACGGGCTGCGCCGTGCCCCTGCGAATGGCGCCAGACCTGCCGCAAGTGTGCGCGCCACGCCCTTGGGCACAACATCCAGCGCCGCACTGCGGACCGCTGCCACGTACCGGCGGTAGCCAGCGAATACCTCATCACCACCGTCTCCATTAAGCACCACAGTTACGTGCTGCCGAGCCAATCTCGAGATTCCCAGACTGGGAATGGCACTGGAATCGCTGTAGGGCTGGTCGTATGCACGCACCATTTCCTGCAATCCCTCCAGCGGGCTTACCTCCAGTTTCAGGATGGTGTTTTTTACGCCGAGGTGAGCTGCTGTGCGCTGCGCGACAGGAGATTCGTCGAAGCCCTCGCCGGTCGCGACTGTGAAGGTCTGCAGCGTGCTGCCCAACTGCTGCGCCGCCTCGTACGCGATCACGCTGCTGTCAACCCCGCCCGATAGGAATACACCCAGCGGGACATCCGAGCGCAGACGAAGGCGCGTGGCCTCCCCAATTTCGGCCCGCGTACGTTCCTTAGCTTCATCGTAGCTCAGCGTCAGCTTTGGATGAAATTCCGGTTGCCAGTAGGCCTGAATCTCCAGGTGCTCTTCCCGAAAACGCATCCAACTTCCTGGCGGCAGGGCGTAGACACCCAGGTAAACCGTACTGGGCTGCGGCACCACGCCCAGCGACAGATAGTCATAGATGGCCTGGTCGTTGATCTGCCACCGCTCGCCTGCCGCGCGCGCCAGGGGCCGAAGCGCCTTGAGTTCTGAGGCGTACAGAAGACCGCCTGAGGCAGGCCGCGTGTAGTACAGCGGCTTCTTGCCGAAGCGGTCGCGGGCCAGAAAGAGGCTGCCATCGCGGGTGTCGTGGATGGAGAAGGCGAACATGCCGCGCAGGTCCTCCAGCATGCGCTCGCCCTTCTCCTCGTACAGGTGAACCAAGACTTCCGTGTCCGAGTCAGTGGCAAAGGTATGCCCACGCGATTTGAGTCCTGCCATCAACTCTCGGTAGTTGTAGATTTCCCCGTTGAATACAACGGCCACCGTCTCGTCCTCATTATAGATCGGCTGGTCTCCACCCTCCAGATCGATAATTGCCAAGCGCCGCATTCCCATGCACACTTGGCTCTGAAAATAGGTGCCCTGACCATCCGGGCCACGATGGGAGATGGCATCTAGTGACCTGTGTAGAGCTGTCTGAGGGGCATTCAGATGGGCTCCGACTGCACCACTAATTCCGCACATGTATCCTGCTTTCCGCCGCATCACGCAGCACGCGCTCCATCACATCCACCTGCGAGGAGAGACTGAACCGATCCTCAATTACCCGTCGGGCAGCCAAGCCGAGTGAACGCCCCAGGTCTGTGCGCGTTAGCAGATCGGCCAGGTACTGCTCGAACTCAGCTGCGTTCTTCGCCAGAAATCCTGTGTCTCCGTGCCGAATCACTTCGCTATTGGCTCCTATCTCCGACCCTACACTTGGGATTCCCACCGCACCGTATTCAATCAGCTTAAAAGCGCATTTGCCACGCACATACTCATCATCCAGGAGAGGCATGACGCCTATACAGAACTTCTGTAGCTCTTGAATCTCAGTCTCCAGACTCCAGGGGACAAAAATGGCTCCAGCCGCTTCAGTTCTTTCACGCACATCTGGACTGGCAATCACGCGGAACTCGGCCCCAAACTTGCGACACACCTCTACCAACCCTCTTAGGAACGGCAGGAGATAACGAGCAAATGTTGTCGATGTTCCAATCCAGCCCACCACTGCTTTAGTTTTCGGACCCTGCTGTGGTCGTACTGTGTATTTGTCTGTATCTACAACTGTTGGAACTACTGTGACTCGCGTCTGTGGCGAGATTCGCTGCACGTAGTCCGCCAAGTAAGCGTTGCCGACCGTTGCCCCGACGCTGCCACGCAGCAGGTTTTGAATGGGATACTGGGTAAACACGGCATCGTCCATGTCAAAGACAAAAGGTACACCCGACCTAAGGAACTTTCTGTCAAAGAATTTGTGCGCTGCTGGCGCTGTCTGACGATGTACGTAGATTAGATCGTAGCGCCCACGGGCTGTTTGAGCTTCGCGTAAGCGCTCCATAGTCGCCAATGCCACGCGTGCAAGGGCGAGTGGATGCTGAGGTGCCCCATTCATGCGAAGCTCAAAAGCTCGCGGTGTCAGGAAAGGCCGAATGTCCAATTCGATCCCTCGTGCTTGCAGCGGCTCCTGGAAAGCATACATGCGATAGCGGGCGCTAGGACCGAGGAGTGGATAGGGAGAGAGGGTAAGGACTCGGAGGCTCACGGGCGCATTCTCCTGGTCAGGATACTGGGCAGTGCACGGTAGAGCAGCCCAAAACCTTCACGCAGTTCGGGCAGTTCTCCCTTCCGGCCAGATAGCAGCAGGAAGGCAGCTCGCGACAAGGGTTCCAGTAAAAGCGTGTTGGCAAAATTGAGCAGGTTCTCGCCTGGCCCGTAATACTTCCGCCCGTACAGTAAACGACTTTGCAAAGAATAGAAGAGTCGTCGTCCCTTGATCTGTGAGGTCGTACCTTCCCCCTCGTGGAATGCCTGGACCCCACTCAGGTAGACACTCCTTAAACCCAACAGGTGCGCACGGTAAGCATAATCAACCTCCTCAAAGTACACAAAGAACCGCTCGTCGAATCCCCCCAGTCGCTCAAACAGTTCACGCCGGGTCAAAAAAAACGCTCCAATTACCTGATCAACCTCTTGGGTCTGGTCGTGCGCCCACTCCCTCATAGTATGACCCAGACGTGGTAAGAGCCGATCCAGGCCCAGATTTTGGGCCAGGAACATACTGGCTCTTGGGAAGCGCGCGCAACTGCGAGTTACCTGACCTTGCTCATCAAGTAGTTGGATGCCCACAATTCCTGTTGTAGCCTGTGCTGCATCTTCCATGAAGTCGACCACTCCCTGAAGCGCGCGCGCGCTGACCTGGGTGTCCGGATTCAGGAACAGAAGATAGGGCGCTGTCGCACGTCTTGCTCCAAGGTTGCAACCGCCTGCAAAGCCAAGATTGGTCGGCGAGCGAACAAGTTGCACCGCCTGACCTTCTTTAAGGATGATTTCGACTGACCCGTCCGTGGAAGCGTTATCCACTAAAATGAGTTCAATTTCCCAAGGGAGCCCCTGACGAGTCTCGATTAAGCTCGTAAGAAGCGCGGGGAGCATTTTTTGCCCATTCCAGTTTACTACTACTACAGAAATCATATTCCTATGCCCTCCACTGTCCTCACCAAACAATTCCTACTGGAACTACTTCCGATGGCAACAAAAGCTTTGTCCTAGCTCAAATGAAAATACTTGCTATGCGCGCGATACATCAGTTGCCGAAGAAGCTTTTGATGAGGATCTAAAAATGGTTAGGGAAAATAAAGATGAGAAGAAGGCATACTGAATCCAAGTAGACATCAAACTAAAATATCCATCTGTAAAGGGCTGAGTGAGGAGTGGAAATGAAAGAATAGCCAACCAGAACAACGCTACCGCTCCTCCTGTACGGCGAAAAGCGATAAATAACGTGGCATGTAGGATACCAAAAAGAAATTGAAATATAAATATACCCAGCCAACCGAAGTCTTTTAAATATGTCAAGTATATTGTATAAACGTTCGTCGGTTGAGGTATGTTTGTGAAGGCTTGAACCAGCGGAACTACAGTTGCATCAAATCCTAATGCACGACCTAAAGCGTGAATAGTTCTAAATGTGTTTACTCCTCCCTCATCGGTAACTAAAGTCGGCAACTGTACCGAGAGAGCAAGTATACCGCTGAGAAGGTATAGGGATATTGAAGAGAATAGGTCAGGGAAACTTTCTAGCAAGGAAGCGTTCTGATCAACCCCCTTCCCAAGTACACTAGCTCCTATGTAAAATATAGAGAGAAACATCAGGAGACCTAATAATACGAGGCGTAAACGAAGCCGTTTACTAGTCATAGCGTAAATAATACCCATTTCTATAATGAAGAATAGTATGATGCCCCGTCCAGTAGAAAATACAGACATAACTAAGGCACTGGCAACCGCCAGGAACAAGATGGGTAGAACCCTCTTATCTCGGTTGGCACGATAATAAATTAAACAGAATCCCGATAGCGTATTCAATATCGGTAGCGCATAAGAGGTTAAGCGCATTAGTGGAGGAACCTCGCCCCGCACACTGGTTAGGTATCTCAGATTTAAAGCTAAATCTTGTGTTGGTCCAGTTTGCGCGAACTGTGTAGCCGTCTGGATATACACCGCTGCACCAGCGATAGCGAGCAAGGTAAGGAAAAAGGCAAGCACTAGCCTTACGTCTGATAAATGCCGCATTCTCAGAAGTACTGTTTTCCTTGAGCCCAAAGACCTTCCTCCCAAACTGCTCAGTGTTAGGAAGCTCCCCGCCGAAAAGCCCAGCACACCTAGGAAAATTATAAGCATTACAGATTCGCTTAGCGAAACATATCTGTGGCGCTCAACCACATAGACAACTAAAGTGACGAGCCAAACTATGATCTGCAACACTGCTGGGTATCGCACGTCCCGGGAAAAAAAGAAGTTAAGCAGCAACAGAGTTGTTAAGGCGGCAATAAGTGTAGTTAATTCAAGCATTTGCCACCTCTAACCTGAGTAGGTATCGCAAATTTCGTAGAACCAACAGCATGAGCACGCCACTAATAACGACTTCTGCAGCTGAGATACCGAACGTGTAGAGCGGTAGATTC is a window of Deinococcus deserti VCD115 DNA encoding:
- a CDS encoding nucleotide sugar dehydrogenase, with product MSKEKIAVLGLGYVGLPLAVALAEKFGDVLGFDINAARVAELGQGHDRTGEIDDGRLRSSRLRCSNEAGHLADRTLFIVTVPTPIDAHNTPDLTPLIRASEMIGQYLKTGDVVVYESTVYPGVTEEVCGPVLARVSGLRQYEDFKLGYSPERINPGDKVHTLEKITKVVSGQDSETMNRVAAVYEAVVEAGIHRAPSIRVAEAAKVIENTQRDLNIALMNELALIFDRLGIRTLDVLEAAGTKWNFLPFRPGLVGGHCIGVDPYYLTQKAQEVGYYPQVILAGRRVNDGMGAFVAQKLVKLLIAADRPVKGARVGVLGLTFKENVPDLRNSRVPDIIAELRQFGIEPLIHDPHAEQAEAMHEYNLSLSDLEAFQELDGLILAVPHQAYLNMSRSRLTGMVNGTGLLVDVKSALSESDLPGRYWSL
- the asnB gene encoding asparagine synthase (glutamine-hydrolyzing); amino-acid sequence: MRRKAGYMCGISGAVGAHLNAPQTALHRSLDAISHRGPDGQGTYFQSQVCMGMRRLAIIDLEGGDQPIYNEDETVAVVFNGEIYNYRELMAGLKSRGHTFATDSDTEVLVHLYEEKGERMLEDLRGMFAFSIHDTRDGSLFLARDRFGKKPLYYTRPASGGLLYASELKALRPLARAAGERWQINDQAIYDYLSLGVVPQPSTVYLGVYALPPGSWMRFREEHLEIQAYWQPEFHPKLTLSYDEAKERTRAEIGEATRLRLRSDVPLGVFLSGGVDSSVIAYEAAQQLGSTLQTFTVATGEGFDESPVAQRTAAHLGVKNTILKLEVSPLEGLQEMVRAYDQPYSDSSAIPSLGISRLARQHVTVVLNGDGGDEVFAGYRRYVAAVRSAALDVVPKGVARTLAAGLAPFAGARRSPLGFAARFTRGLALSPAERYLAWTTDMLREGDKQRVWRGGPVLPTEERIAAIQRPELGALDGQLATDARINLLSDLLVKMDIATMAHSLEGRSPLLDHRVAEFAWRLPDAYRVRGGTPKAVLRDAYRSRLPDEVIGGAKRGFEIPLVRWLQGELRPILLDTLGGAEALVRGYVDGAFIDALLRREVMTDRNWAYIVYALLVLELWLQEEKSRE
- a CDS encoding glycosyltransferase, whose protein sequence is MDDAVFTQYPIQNLLRGSVGATVGNAYLADYVQRISPQTRVTVVPTVVDTDKYTVRPQQGPKTKAVVGWIGTSTTFARYLLPFLRGLVEVCRKFGAEFRVIASPDVRERTEAAGAIFVPWSLETEIQELQKFCIGVMPLLDDEYVRGKCAFKLIEYGAVGIPSVGSEIGANSEVIRHGDTGFLAKNAAEFEQYLADLLTRTDLGRSLGLAARRVIEDRFSLSSQVDVMERVLRDAAESRIHVRN
- a CDS encoding glycosyltransferase family 2 protein, which produces MISVVVVNWNGQKMLPALLTSLIETRQGLPWEIELILVDNASTDGSVEIILKEGQAVQLVRSPTNLGFAGGCNLGARRATAPYLLFLNPDTQVSARALQGVVDFMEDAAQATTGIVGIQLLDEQGQVTRSCARFPRASMFLAQNLGLDRLLPRLGHTMREWAHDQTQEVDQVIGAFFLTRRELFERLGGFDERFFVYFEEVDYAYRAHLLGLRSVYLSGVQAFHEGEGTTSQIKGRRLFYSLQSRLLYGRKYYGPGENLLNFANTLLLEPLSRAAFLLLSGRKGELPELREGFGLLYRALPSILTRRMRP
- a CDS encoding O-antigen polymerase — its product is MLELTTLIAALTTLLLLNFFFSRDVRYPAVLQIIVWLVTLVVYVVERHRYVSLSESVMLIIFLGVLGFSAGSFLTLSSLGGRSLGSRKTVLLRMRHLSDVRLVLAFFLTLLAIAGAAVYIQTATQFAQTGPTQDLALNLRYLTSVRGEVPPLMRLTSYALPILNTLSGFCLIYYRANRDKRVLPILFLAVASALVMSVFSTGRGIILFFIIEMGIIYAMTSKRLRLRLVLLGLLMFLSIFYIGASVLGKGVDQNASLLESFPDLFSSISLYLLSGILALSVQLPTLVTDEGGVNTFRTIHALGRALGFDATVVPLVQAFTNIPQPTNVYTIYLTYLKDFGWLGIFIFQFLFGILHATLFIAFRRTGGAVALFWLAILSFPLLTQPFTDGYFSLMSTWIQYAFFSSLFSLTIFRSSSKASSATDVSRA